The proteins below come from a single Erythrobacter sp. SG61-1L genomic window:
- a CDS encoding response regulator: MKELPSTALNDLPLDQRAEILTRRLERTEKALHDAEAQLLARMIELDQSNRDLRSKEKNLARRLDVESRKLLTAQRTARIATFHSENGANFSSSEELAAILGLEGRGKVSPEDAAHLIHPLDLQRVFDTWEAYLASDPSNTDHEMEHRLVRPDGQLRWLHWSVRREIEPDGMSFTLYGSVRDVTEARRTAREMKALRLRAERRVRELDSLTRQLEAAKLEAERALSARTRFLSAISHQLRTPLDALSGIVGLLEEQDLPEEAAQQVRMASYASGQLVALIEALTEEAEGTSPPRVIASMPLDLAAQLGRLHDFWKVNHPSAAKGLSVEIAPNMPAAVLGDAHGLREILQMLVDEAFSVGAGGVVLRADWADGLALSITATGADGWADELAAGDPARIRQPGIRVAGRLVLAMGGRCFVPSEHPDELVVEIPLRECDLPPESRERRTVLRTAAGEAPSILVVEDTATNRYVMLQQLEAMGCITETAENGAQALDAARHGGFDAILMDVMMPVMGGEEATRAIRSLEGPVSRTPIIGITAHGLQEERERMLAAGMSACLTKPVRREALRAALLTSFAAGNSGTAASALIDVVAFRKAFLALPEAYRRPLLNAVYSDIATYGTAISQAVKAGDEEGVRRAAHSLKGVAVNIGAVAILERLGDLRERPLSSASKTLPALEEAIAATLEGSGDLFARLIEDQ, translated from the coding sequence ATGAAGGAACTCCCTTCCACCGCGCTCAACGATTTGCCGCTGGATCAAAGGGCGGAGATACTGACCCGCCGGTTGGAGCGGACTGAAAAGGCCCTGCACGATGCAGAGGCGCAATTGCTGGCGCGGATGATCGAGCTCGATCAGTCCAACCGCGATCTGCGCAGCAAGGAAAAGAACCTTGCCCGGCGGCTGGACGTGGAAAGCCGCAAGCTGCTCACCGCGCAGCGCACCGCGCGCATTGCCACGTTCCATTCGGAAAACGGCGCCAATTTCAGTTCATCGGAAGAACTGGCTGCCATTCTCGGGTTGGAAGGACGGGGCAAGGTTTCCCCTGAAGACGCCGCGCATCTGATCCATCCGCTCGACCTGCAGCGTGTGTTCGACACATGGGAGGCCTATCTCGCCTCCGATCCGTCGAACACCGATCATGAGATGGAACATCGCCTGGTGCGGCCGGATGGACAGCTGCGCTGGCTCCACTGGTCCGTCCGGCGAGAGATCGAGCCGGACGGCATGTCCTTCACCCTCTACGGCAGCGTCAGGGACGTTACCGAGGCCCGGCGGACGGCCCGTGAAATGAAGGCGCTGCGCCTGCGCGCTGAACGGCGCGTGCGGGAACTCGACAGTCTGACGCGGCAATTGGAAGCGGCAAAGCTGGAGGCAGAGCGTGCCCTTTCCGCCCGCACCCGCTTTCTTTCGGCAATCAGCCACCAGTTGCGCACGCCGCTGGATGCGCTCAGCGGGATAGTGGGCCTGCTGGAGGAACAGGATTTGCCAGAGGAGGCCGCACAGCAGGTGCGAATGGCATCCTATGCCAGCGGGCAACTGGTGGCCCTGATCGAGGCGTTGACGGAGGAAGCGGAAGGCACATCGCCCCCGCGCGTGATTGCCTCCATGCCGCTGGACCTTGCCGCGCAGCTGGGCCGGTTGCACGATTTCTGGAAGGTGAACCATCCATCCGCCGCCAAGGGCCTGTCGGTGGAGATCGCCCCGAACATGCCCGCAGCGGTGCTGGGCGATGCGCATGGCCTGCGCGAAATCCTCCAGATGCTGGTGGACGAGGCGTTTTCTGTCGGGGCAGGCGGCGTGGTCTTGCGGGCGGACTGGGCGGACGGGCTTGCGCTGTCCATCACCGCGACGGGCGCGGATGGCTGGGCGGACGAGCTTGCTGCAGGCGATCCCGCCAGGATACGCCAGCCGGGTATTCGCGTGGCGGGCAGGCTGGTGCTGGCCATGGGTGGCCGCTGCTTCGTGCCGTCGGAACATCCGGACGAACTGGTTGTCGAAATCCCGTTGCGCGAATGCGATCTGCCACCTGAAAGCCGGGAACGCAGAACCGTTTTGCGTACCGCTGCAGGCGAGGCGCCTTCGATCCTGGTGGTGGAGGATACGGCCACCAATCGCTACGTCATGCTCCAGCAGCTCGAAGCGATGGGCTGTATCACCGAAACGGCGGAAAATGGGGCGCAGGCGCTGGATGCCGCGCGCCATGGTGGTTTCGATGCCATCCTGATGGATGTGATGATGCCGGTCATGGGCGGCGAGGAAGCGACGCGGGCGATCCGCAGCCTGGAAGGGCCGGTCTCACGCACGCCGATCATCGGGATTACCGCGCATGGCCTGCAGGAAGAGCGGGAACGGATGCTGGCCGCCGGCATGTCTGCCTGCCTGACCAAGCCGGTGCGGCGCGAGGCCCTGCGCGCGGCCTTGCTGACGTCGTTCGCGGCCGGGAATTCCGGCACGGCGGCTTCGGCGCTGATAGACGTGGTGGCGTTCCGTAAGGCGTTCCTTGCCCTGCCGGAGGCCTATCGCAGGCCGCTGCTCAACGCTGTCTATTCTGATATCGCCACTTACGGCACGGCCATCAGTCAGGCCGTGAAGGCGGGGGACGAGGAGGGCGTGAGGCGGGCTGCGCACAGCCTGAAGGGGGTGGCCGTCAATATCGGTGCAGTGGCCATTCTGGAGCGGCTGGGCGATTTGCGGGAAAGGCCGCTTTCCTCTGCATCCAAGACATTGCCCGCGTTAGAAGAAGCGATTGCCGCCACCCTTGAGGGCAGCGGCGATCTGTTTGCCAGGCTGATCGAGGATCAATAG
- a CDS encoding WecB/TagA/CpsF family glycosyltransferase, whose protein sequence is MNPFAISRAHRIDPLFGLPLVNGSRAAMAAEIAACAQIGANCVINFVNAHCVNTLRSDRSYSAALEASDLLLPDGSGMRIAAKMAGVPMGENLNGTDLFPEICAQLARTGDTIFLLGGLPGVARDAADAMCRRFPGLRFAGTMDGYFTPQEEDAVIARINASGARILMVGFGVPLQEKWIERNRSRLTVPVLMGVGGLFDYYSGRIARAPAPIRAIGCEWAWRLAMEPRRLANRYLLGNAAFLAHAALNAARQRGFNEVASLAAKRALDLAVTAIAMIVLAPIFLATALAIKLDDGGPVFFRQVRIGKGGRNFSMLKFRSMRVDAEARRAALLAQSERDTTCFKMKHDPRITRIGRFLRRFSLDELPQLINVLTGEMSLVGPRPALPSEVETYGAAAWPRLRGKPGITCIWQVSGRADIAFARQVAMDRAYFARRTLATDIALLARTVPAVVSGRGAY, encoded by the coding sequence ATGAACCCGTTTGCTATCAGCCGCGCCCATCGGATCGATCCGCTGTTCGGCCTGCCGCTGGTCAATGGCAGCCGCGCCGCCATGGCTGCCGAGATCGCCGCATGTGCACAGATCGGCGCTAACTGCGTCATCAATTTCGTGAACGCGCATTGCGTGAACACCCTGCGCTCGGATCGGTCCTATTCTGCCGCGCTGGAAGCAAGCGACCTGCTGCTGCCCGATGGCAGCGGCATGCGCATCGCCGCGAAGATGGCCGGTGTGCCGATGGGCGAGAACCTGAACGGAACGGACCTGTTTCCCGAGATCTGCGCCCAGCTGGCGCGCACAGGCGATACGATCTTCCTGCTGGGCGGCCTTCCGGGCGTTGCCCGCGATGCCGCCGATGCCATGTGCCGCCGCTTCCCCGGCCTGCGCTTTGCCGGGACGATGGACGGCTATTTCACCCCGCAAGAGGAAGACGCCGTGATCGCCCGCATCAACGCATCGGGCGCGCGCATTCTGATGGTGGGCTTCGGCGTGCCGCTGCAGGAAAAGTGGATCGAACGCAATCGTTCGCGCCTGACCGTTCCGGTGCTGATGGGCGTGGGCGGTTTGTTCGATTACTATTCCGGCCGCATTGCCCGCGCCCCCGCCCCGATCCGCGCGATCGGCTGCGAATGGGCATGGCGCCTGGCGATGGAACCGCGCCGCCTTGCCAATCGCTACCTGCTGGGCAATGCGGCCTTTCTGGCCCACGCCGCCCTGAATGCGGCAAGGCAGCGTGGCTTCAACGAGGTGGCATCGCTTGCCGCCAAGCGCGCACTCGATCTGGCGGTGACCGCCATCGCCATGATCGTGCTGGCGCCGATTTTCCTGGCCACCGCATTGGCCATCAAGCTCGACGATGGCGGGCCGGTGTTCTTCCGTCAGGTCCGTATCGGCAAGGGCGGGCGCAATTTCTCCATGCTCAAGTTCCGTTCGATGCGGGTCGATGCTGAAGCGAGGCGGGCCGCCCTGCTCGCGCAGTCGGAGCGCGACACAACCTGCTTCAAGATGAAGCACGACCCGCGCATCACCCGCATCGGACGGTTCCTGCGTCGCTTCTCGCTGGACGAGTTGCCGCAGCTCATCAACGTCCTGACCGGCGAGATGTCGCTTGTCGGCCCGCGCCCCGCCCTGCCTTCGGAAGTCGAAACCTATGGCGCAGCTGCCTGGCCGCGCCTGCGGGGCAAGCCAGGCATCACCTGCATCTGGCAAGTCAGTGGGCGTGCCGACATTGCCTTTGCCCGGCAGGTGGCGATGGACCGCGCCTATTTCGCCCGGCGCACGCTGGCGACGGATATTGCCCTTCTGGCCCGCACTGTGCCGGCCGTGGTCAGCGGGCGCGGCGCCTATTGA
- a CDS encoding glycosyltransferase, whose translation MANPRISVVMPVYNVELYVADAIRSVLRQSFTDFELIVVDDGGSDGSMEIVRSFHDPRIRVLSQPNRGLAGARNTGIAAARGDYIALLDSDDCFHPDKLRLHFIHLEANRAIGVSYAGSRLIDRFGNALSVAMRPQLTGITPGLILQRNPVGNGSAAVLRRRDIDRAAFSEPGEPDRICWFDESFRQSEDIEFWTRLAVRHRVAFEGIEGLLTDYRIVSGALSANIVQQYLSWEAMLRKVTAYAPEFAAQYGTSARAYQLRYLARRAIQLGDTQFASSLMAKALRTGPHIVVAEPIKTMTTLGAVVAGNLLGAERFRELARVYLKEAA comes from the coding sequence ATGGCCAATCCCCGCATCTCGGTCGTCATGCCGGTCTATAATGTCGAGCTTTACGTGGCCGATGCGATCCGCTCGGTCTTGCGTCAGAGCTTCACCGATTTCGAACTGATCGTGGTGGACGATGGCGGCAGCGACGGTTCGATGGAAATCGTCCGCAGCTTCCACGATCCCCGCATCCGCGTGTTGTCCCAGCCCAATCGGGGCCTTGCAGGCGCGCGCAATACCGGCATCGCCGCAGCGCGCGGGGATTATATTGCCCTGCTGGATTCCGACGACTGTTTCCACCCGGACAAGCTGCGCCTGCACTTCATCCATCTGGAAGCGAACCGGGCCATCGGCGTCAGCTATGCCGGGTCGCGCCTGATCGACCGGTTCGGCAATGCCCTGTCCGTGGCGATGCGCCCGCAACTGACCGGCATCACGCCTGGCCTGATCCTGCAGCGCAATCCGGTTGGCAATGGCAGTGCAGCGGTTCTGCGCCGGCGCGACATCGATCGCGCGGCCTTTTCAGAACCGGGCGAACCGGATCGCATCTGCTGGTTCGATGAAAGCTTCCGCCAGTCGGAAGACATCGAATTCTGGACCCGCCTTGCCGTGCGCCATCGGGTGGCATTCGAAGGGATCGAAGGCCTGCTGACCGATTACCGGATCGTGTCCGGCGCGCTTTCGGCCAATATCGTGCAGCAATATCTCAGCTGGGAAGCGATGCTGCGCAAAGTCACTGCCTATGCGCCGGAATTTGCCGCGCAATATGGCACATCGGCCCGCGCCTATCAGCTGCGTTATCTTGCGCGCCGCGCGATCCAGCTTGGCGATACCCAATTCGCCAGCTCGCTGATGGCCAAGGCGCTGCGCACCGGCCCCCACATCGTTGTGGCCGAACCGATCAAGACCATGACCACGCTTGGCGCGGTGGTGGCGGGCAATCTCCTGGGCGCGGAACGCTTCCGCGAACTGGCGCGGGTCTATCTGAAGGAGGCTGCGTGA
- a CDS encoding capsular biosynthesis protein, producing MAAPTDHPQTAAERLIATTIQWTWVLWLIGGLYPAGPALGWILALMACGRIYIAPGLPEDRRPGPLPATIWLWLAGMGAMLLVLWIGHSNFSLGTGQTIKSSVGWAKGWALLALFPFAGAVLRPRPQVIYRAISKLGLQSLILLPLFLVAPYVGLPGTLWVSPLKIVGGSGPEYFAAILYTLEPGVGTPRWQFFAPWSPAAGMVAVIYVLLAARDSSLTWRMTGIAAGLALAIFSQSRLALVAVLAIPPFVIFAARINRPSSWMAAAPIALFAGFFGPAINAFIGQMVSDFAAARADSSRVRATLGRIALDRWQTEAPIFGHGVVENGPHLVEYMPIGSHHTWYGLLFVKGLAGAAALAAPLFASFAVLFWRARQSQLQRTGLGMVCVLILYSFGENLEALAYLIWPALVILGCALGEKLSKAD from the coding sequence GTGGCTGCGCCAACCGATCATCCGCAAACTGCTGCCGAACGCCTGATCGCCACCACCATCCAGTGGACCTGGGTGCTGTGGCTGATCGGCGGGCTATATCCGGCAGGCCCGGCGCTGGGCTGGATACTGGCGCTGATGGCCTGCGGCCGGATCTACATTGCGCCCGGCCTGCCGGAGGACCGGCGCCCCGGCCCGCTGCCCGCCACGATCTGGCTGTGGCTGGCGGGCATGGGCGCCATGTTGCTGGTGCTGTGGATCGGCCATTCCAATTTCAGCCTGGGCACCGGCCAGACGATCAAGTCCTCAGTCGGCTGGGCCAAGGGCTGGGCCTTGCTGGCGCTGTTTCCCTTCGCCGGGGCAGTGCTGCGCCCTCGGCCGCAGGTAATCTATCGCGCAATCAGCAAGCTGGGGCTGCAATCGCTGATCCTGCTGCCGCTGTTCCTTGTCGCGCCCTATGTCGGCCTGCCGGGCACGCTGTGGGTATCCCCACTGAAGATCGTCGGCGGCTCCGGCCCGGAATATTTCGCCGCCATCCTCTATACGCTGGAGCCAGGCGTGGGCACGCCGCGCTGGCAGTTCTTTGCCCCATGGTCCCCCGCCGCCGGGATGGTAGCCGTGATCTATGTGCTGCTGGCCGCGCGCGATTCCAGCCTGACCTGGCGCATGACAGGCATTGCTGCCGGGCTTGCGCTGGCCATCTTTTCCCAATCCCGCCTTGCCCTTGTGGCCGTGCTGGCGATCCCGCCCTTCGTGATCTTTGCCGCGCGCATCAACCGGCCTTCCAGCTGGATGGCGGCGGCCCCCATCGCCCTGTTCGCCGGCTTCTTCGGCCCGGCGATCAATGCCTTCATCGGCCAGATGGTCAGCGATTTTGCCGCAGCCCGCGCCGATTCCAGCCGGGTGCGCGCCACCCTTGGCCGCATCGCCCTGGATCGCTGGCAGACAGAGGCGCCGATCTTCGGCCATGGCGTGGTGGAGAACGGCCCGCATCTGGTGGAATATATGCCCATCGGCAGCCACCACACCTGGTACGGCCTGCTGTTCGTGAAGGGGCTTGCTGGCGCCGCCGCACTGGCCGCGCCGCTGTTCGCCAGCTTTGCCGTGCTGTTCTGGCGTGCCCGCCAGAGCCAGCTGCAACGCACCGGCCTGGGCATGGTCTGCGTGCTGATCCTCTATAGCTTCGGCGAGAATCTGGAGGCGCTGGCCTATCTCATCTGGCCAGCGCTGGTGATCCTGGGCTGTGCATTGGGCGAGAAGCTGTCCAAGGCCGATTGA
- a CDS encoding oligosaccharide flippase family protein: MRLAPFTLRIPPALRPMIGGFAAYASAEAVTRVVRIVAILVIARRTDPAMLGTAAAALSLFELIRVLANAGIGQRIVAARADELDRVCNTARRVFWLVCGSVALIQIAAAAALALITGEREAAAMLAVLSGVYLMMPPGLVQIFLLMREGRMGATARIGATQTMTDHVLTVALVLIWPSAWAIVLPKLLTAPVWTILARRARPWAPRPAAGYAHWRVFAVYGPAVLASELLAAARLQADKLIVGAMLGLDALGLYYFAFNAGLGISQSLITAFGTVLFPSLCRAGGEQERAAQLRQAFLLGLPPLVLLVACQGLLAPIYVPILFGPKWVSAAPFLSLLCLAAVPLMCGAILGAKYRADGEPLRETRMAAMATVLGLGGLALGAGHSIALACIGYAAGLALALCLPALRFAFSTPNTTTLKGELS; encoded by the coding sequence ATGCGCCTTGCGCCATTCACATTGCGGATACCGCCCGCCCTGAGGCCGATGATCGGCGGCTTTGCTGCCTATGCATCGGCCGAGGCGGTGACGCGCGTGGTGCGTATCGTCGCCATTCTGGTGATCGCCCGCCGCACCGATCCGGCCATGCTGGGGACTGCTGCAGCGGCGCTCAGCCTGTTCGAACTGATCCGTGTCCTCGCCAATGCCGGGATCGGCCAGCGCATCGTCGCCGCACGTGCGGACGAGCTGGACCGGGTGTGCAACACTGCCCGCCGCGTCTTCTGGCTGGTCTGCGGATCGGTTGCGCTGATCCAGATCGCTGCCGCCGCCGCCCTGGCCCTGATCACCGGCGAGCGGGAAGCGGCCGCCATGCTGGCCGTGCTGTCCGGCGTATATCTGATGATGCCCCCGGGGCTGGTGCAGATCTTCCTGCTGATGCGCGAAGGTCGGATGGGGGCCACTGCCCGCATCGGCGCGACCCAGACGATGACCGATCATGTGCTGACCGTCGCCCTCGTGCTGATCTGGCCGAGCGCATGGGCCATTGTTCTTCCCAAGCTGCTGACCGCGCCCGTCTGGACGATCCTTGCCCGCCGTGCCCGCCCCTGGGCGCCGCGCCCGGCAGCTGGCTATGCCCATTGGCGCGTCTTCGCGGTCTATGGCCCTGCCGTCCTTGCGTCCGAACTGCTGGCCGCCGCGCGGCTGCAGGCTGACAAGCTGATCGTCGGTGCCATGCTCGGCCTCGATGCGCTGGGTCTCTATTATTTCGCGTTCAATGCCGGGCTCGGCATTTCGCAATCGCTGATCACCGCCTTCGGCACTGTGCTGTTTCCCAGCCTGTGCCGGGCAGGTGGCGAACAGGAACGTGCGGCGCAACTGCGTCAGGCGTTCCTGCTGGGACTGCCCCCCTTGGTCCTGCTCGTCGCCTGTCAGGGGCTGCTGGCGCCCATCTACGTTCCGATCCTGTTCGGTCCGAAATGGGTGTCGGCAGCCCCGTTCCTTTCGCTGCTGTGCCTGGCCGCCGTCCCGCTGATGTGCGGCGCGATCCTGGGCGCGAAATACCGCGCCGACGGAGAACCGCTGCGTGAAACCCGCATGGCCGCGATGGCCACCGTGCTGGGCCTCGGCGGCCTGGCACTGGGGGCCGGCCACTCCATCGCGCTGGCCTGCATCGGATATGCGGCGGGCCTTGCGCTGGCCCTGTGCCTGCCCGCGCTGCGCTTCGCCTTTTCCACGCCCAACACCACTACGCTCAAGGGAGAGCTGTCATGA
- a CDS encoding glycosyltransferase, giving the protein MNVPYFSVVLPAFNAATTVGEAIKSVLEQHCDDFELLLIDDGSSDETLHCMLYYADRDDRIRVVSRDNGGVSSARNLGVALAHGRYIAFMDADDQWRANKLLCHRWLHDLQRDLAGSFARIAFRPSAGRGMGPARTYSTVPSGILALEQVLGENPSCTTSNLVVSRAVFLASGGFDESINHAEDQELLARLIADGHRIAGIEETLVDYRMSEGGLSSDLGAMLAGWGKLADRYRQIADLSGAEALYCRYLARRALRIGGPAGDALGFALRGLRADAHAFLEDFRRGALTLAGAAFSPFIPRTVRQRLFA; this is encoded by the coding sequence ATGAACGTGCCCTATTTCAGTGTCGTCCTGCCCGCCTTCAACGCGGCAACCACCGTTGGCGAGGCGATCAAAAGTGTCCTCGAGCAGCATTGCGATGATTTCGAGCTGCTGCTGATCGATGACGGTTCAAGCGACGAAACGCTGCACTGCATGCTCTATTATGCAGATCGTGACGATCGCATTCGCGTGGTCAGCCGCGATAACGGCGGCGTGTCGAGCGCACGCAATCTGGGCGTCGCGCTGGCCCATGGGCGCTACATCGCGTTCATGGACGCCGATGATCAGTGGCGGGCCAACAAGCTGCTGTGCCACCGCTGGCTGCACGATCTCCAGCGTGACCTTGCAGGCAGTTTCGCCCGCATCGCGTTCCGCCCATCGGCTGGACGCGGCATGGGCCCGGCGCGCACCTATTCCACGGTTCCTTCCGGCATTCTGGCACTGGAACAGGTGCTGGGCGAGAACCCGTCCTGCACCACGTCCAATCTTGTCGTGTCGCGAGCGGTTTTTCTGGCTTCGGGCGGGTTCGACGAGAGCATCAACCATGCCGAAGATCAGGAACTGCTCGCCCGGCTGATTGCCGACGGACACCGGATTGCCGGCATTGAAGAGACGCTGGTGGATTATCGCATGAGCGAGGGCGGCCTTTCTTCCGATCTGGGCGCCATGCTGGCCGGCTGGGGCAAGCTGGCGGACCGCTATCGCCAGATTGCAGATCTTTCCGGGGCAGAGGCGCTCTATTGCCGTTATCTCGCCCGGCGCGCCCTGCGCATCGGCGGCCCTGCGGGCGACGCACTTGGCTTTGCGCTGCGCGGCCTGCGGGCCGATGCCCATGCCTTCCTCGAAGATTTCCGGCGCGGCGCCCTGACGCTGGCCGGTGCTGCTTTCAGCCCCTTCATCCCGCGCACCGTGCGCCAGCGCCTGTTTGCCTGA
- a CDS encoding glycosyltransferase family 4 protein, with the protein MLRVFHLLDDFGMGGVTNGLRVFDDPVIAELVNSMVLPIDPRWRLAPHLPDADVIVTHFPPAWNNLPFFRTLRLRNPHAHLVHVEHTYTAAYERRRVPRKARFRAMLRLALSARAVDEIVCVSRAQARWLRQAAGLDTTRCRTIYPWSCKDELLKIDPVAPRRGQPLRLGCYGRLATVKNFGPLIEACKRFCPGEIELLVGGYGTQEDELRVIAGDAANIRFHGEVKDLAGFMAQCDAIVMPSLWEAYGQVATEARLAARPILVADIDGLPEQVGGAGLCVRLDTADAIEAAIRRFRMMPLTQMALSGRAAARMIGNQVRFAWRDLFTRVSLSRA; encoded by the coding sequence ATGCTGCGCGTTTTCCATCTGCTCGACGATTTCGGAATGGGCGGGGTGACCAACGGCCTGCGCGTGTTCGACGATCCGGTTATCGCGGAACTGGTGAACAGCATGGTGCTGCCCATCGATCCGCGCTGGCGCCTTGCGCCGCACCTGCCGGATGCGGATGTGATCGTCACCCATTTCCCGCCTGCATGGAACAATCTGCCGTTCTTCCGCACGCTGCGCCTGCGCAATCCCCATGCGCATCTGGTGCATGTCGAACATACCTATACGGCGGCCTATGAACGGCGCCGTGTGCCTCGCAAGGCGCGGTTCCGGGCCATGTTGCGGCTGGCGCTTTCCGCGCGCGCGGTGGATGAAATCGTGTGTGTGTCGCGGGCGCAGGCGCGCTGGCTGCGTCAGGCGGCCGGGCTGGATACAACACGCTGCCGCACGATCTATCCATGGTCCTGCAAGGATGAATTGCTGAAGATCGACCCTGTCGCCCCCCGCCGCGGCCAGCCCTTGCGGCTGGGCTGTTATGGGCGGCTGGCCACGGTGAAGAATTTCGGCCCGCTGATCGAGGCGTGCAAGCGCTTCTGCCCGGGCGAGATCGAATTGCTGGTGGGCGGTTACGGCACGCAGGAAGACGAATTGCGCGTCATTGCCGGCGATGCGGCCAATATCCGCTTCCATGGTGAAGTGAAGGATCTGGCCGGCTTCATGGCCCAGTGCGACGCCATCGTCATGCCTTCCCTGTGGGAAGCCTATGGCCAGGTGGCGACAGAGGCGCGGCTTGCCGCCCGCCCGATTCTGGTCGCGGATATTGATGGCCTGCCCGAACAGGTGGGCGGTGCGGGCCTGTGCGTCAGGCTGGACACCGCAGACGCAATCGAAGCGGCCATTCGCCGCTTCCGCATGATGCCGCTGACGCAAATGGCCCTGAGCGGCCGTGCGGCAGCACGCATGATCGGTAACCAGGTACGGTTCGCCTGGCGGGATCTCTTCACCCGGGTCTCCCTCAGCCGGGCCTGA